Proteins co-encoded in one Nicotiana sylvestris chromosome 7, ASM39365v2, whole genome shotgun sequence genomic window:
- the LOC104214035 gene encoding anther-specific protein LAT52-like — translation MAKAIVLLSALCVLAIANFAVAEPEVFDVEGRVFCDTCRLGFATSLSEAIQGATVRLTCRDIETHNETYSTEGKTDMIGKYTLTVEGDHENDICEVTVVNSPREDCKEIVSELVKGRVVCSKNVGMHNAVRFTNPLFFQKDKPVPGCKELVEEMELVDLLLLDD, via the exons ATGGCAAAAGCTATTGTTCTCCTCTCTGCCCTTTGCGTTTTGGCCATTGCTAACTTCGCCGTCGCTGAGCCAGAAGTCTTTGATGTTGAAGGCAGAGTCTTTTGTGACACATGCCGTCTTGGTTTCGCCACCTCCCTTAGCGAGGCCATTCAAG GTGCGACGGTGCGATTGACATGCAGAGACATCGAGACACACAATGAAACATACTCAACAGAAGGCAAAACCGACATGATTGGCAAATACACACTAACAGTAGAAGGTGATCATGAGAATGACATTTGCGAAGTAACAGTGGTGAATAGCCCAAGAGAGGATTGCAAGGAAATAGTTTCTGAGTTGGTTAAAGGCAGAGTTGTGTGCAGTAAAAATGTTGGAATGCACAATGCTGTTCGATTTACTAACCCACTTTTCTTCCAAAAGGACAAGCCTGTACCTGGCTGCAAAGAGCTCGTTGAGGAGATGGAGCTTGTTGATCTCTTGTTACTCGATGATTGA